The following are encoded in a window of Primulina eburnea isolate SZY01 chromosome 4, ASM2296580v1, whole genome shotgun sequence genomic DNA:
- the LOC140831002 gene encoding K(+) efflux antiporter 4-like isoform X2, with amino-acid sequence MMPVASTTAWQSNRPFKLHDVFNLDNDNGAEETPTLIDRKDNVFIISNFKSKYPVLQLDLRLISDMVVVIVSATCGGIAFACAGQPVITGYLLAGSVVGPGGFNVISELVQVETVAQFGVIFLLFALGLEFSATKLRIVRAVAVLGGLLQILLFMCLCGIIASLCGGGASEGVFVGAFLSMSSTAVVYKFLMEKNSINSLHGQVTIGTLILQDCAVGLLFALLPVLGGTSGLMQGVISMTKSLVVLIAFLAALAILSRTCVPWFLKLMISLSSQTNELYQLAAVAFCLLVAWCSDKLGLSLELGSFAAGVMISTTDLSQHTLEQVEPIRNILAALFLASIGMLIHVHFLWNHVDILFASVILVVIIKTVVISAVVKAFGYNNKTSILVGMSLAQIGEFAFVLLSRASNLHLVEGKVYLLLLGTTALSLVTTPLLFKLIPAVVHLGVLLRWFSPDIQSELGFKVDNLRSDSVKQRHVLISKDLSIHEV; translated from the exons ATGATGCCGGTGGCTTCAACAACAGCGTGGCAGAGCAACAG ACCATTTAAACTGCATGACGTTTTCAATCTGGACAATGACAATGGGGCTGAGGAGACCCCAACTTTGATTGACAGAAAG GATAATGTATTTATCATATCAAATTTCAAATCTAAGTATCCAGTCTTGCAGTTAGATTTGAG ACTCATATCAGATATGGTTGTTGTCATTGTGTCTGCAACTTGTGGTGGAATTGCATTTGCTTGTGCTGGACAACCG GTTATTACTGGATACTTGTTAGCTGGATCAGTCGTCGGACCTGGAGGTTTTAATGTTATCAGTGAATTGGTGCAA GTCGAAACAGTGGCCCAATTTGGTGTAATTTTCCTTCTCTTTGCTTTGGGCTTGGAGTTCTCTGCAACAAAG CTTCGAATTGTTCGAGCAGTCGCTGTTCTTGGGGGCTTACTTCAAATTCTCCTCTTTATGTGCTTGTGTGGAATTATAGCTTCG CTATGTGGCGGTGGAGCTTCGGAGGGGGTTTTTGTCGGTGCTTTTCTGTCGATGTCCTCTACAGCAGTG GTATACAAGTTTTTGATGGAAAAAAACAGTATTAATTCCCTTCACGGCCAAGTAACCATTGGGACTCTCATTTTGCAG gATTGTGCTGTGGGTTTACTGTTTGCTCTGCTTCCAGTGCTGGGTGGAACTTCTGGTCTTATGCAGGGTGTCATTTCCATGACTAAGTC GTTGGTGGTGTTGATTGCTTTCTTGGCAGCCTTGGCAATACTGTCACGAACCTGTGTACCTTGGTTCCTGAAACTTATGATAAGCTTGTCATCACAG ACCAATGAACTTTATCAACTGGCAGCAGTTGCATTTTGTCTACTTGTGGCCTGG TGTAGTGACAAGCTCGGTCTTAGTTTAGAATTGGGTTCATTTGCTGCTGGAGTGATGATATCAACAACTGATCTTTCTCAACACACtcttgaacaa GTCGAACCTATACGCAACATATTGGCAGCTCTTTTCCTTGCCAGCATTGGGATGCTGATTCATGTTCATTTTCTCTGGAATCATGTTGACATCTTGTTTGCATCTGTTATATTAGTAGTCATTATTAAAACTGTGGTGATATCTGCCGTTGTCAAGGCGTTTGGCTACAACAACAAAACTTCAATTCTT GTTGGGATGTCTTTAGCACAAATAGGGGAATTTGCATTTGTACTGCTAAGTCGTGCCTCAAATCTTCATCTTGTTGAG gggAAGGTGTACCTGTTGCTTCTTGGAACAACAGCACTCAGTCTG GTAACTACACCATTGCTTTTCAAGTTAATTCCGGCAGTTGTGCACCTTGGCGTATTGCTAAGGTGGTTTTCACCTGACATTCAATCTGAG CTTGGATTTAAAGTTGATAATCTCCGCTCAGACAGCGTCAAGCAGAGACATGTTTTAATATCCAAGGATCTCTCTATACATGAAGTATGA
- the LOC140831002 gene encoding K(+) efflux antiporter 6-like isoform X1, with translation MNRSSLAAVLVLFALFTSKAPLAVSEDSKIVDETVSVVSNNVTGDAGNNTLPKEDTFADMIDRALEKEFTENNDQNEVNDAGGFNNSVAEQQAVLETVARVKSKKNETKDEKPFKLHDVFNLDNDNGAEETPTLIDRKDNVFIISNFKSKYPVLQLDLRLISDMVVVIVSATCGGIAFACAGQPVITGYLLAGSVVGPGGFNVISELVQVETVAQFGVIFLLFALGLEFSATKLRIVRAVAVLGGLLQILLFMCLCGIIASLCGGGASEGVFVGAFLSMSSTAVVYKFLMEKNSINSLHGQVTIGTLILQDCAVGLLFALLPVLGGTSGLMQGVISMTKSLVVLIAFLAALAILSRTCVPWFLKLMISLSSQTNELYQLAAVAFCLLVAWCSDKLGLSLELGSFAAGVMISTTDLSQHTLEQVEPIRNILAALFLASIGMLIHVHFLWNHVDILFASVILVVIIKTVVISAVVKAFGYNNKTSILVGMSLAQIGEFAFVLLSRASNLHLVEGKVYLLLLGTTALSLVTTPLLFKLIPAVVHLGVLLRWFSPDIQSELGFKVDNLRSDSVKQRHVLISKDLSIHEV, from the exons ATGAATAGATCATCTCTTGCTGCGGTTTTAGTCCTCTTTGCTTTATTTACTTCTAAGGCGCCGTTGGCCGTATCGGAAGATTCGAAAATCGTAGACGAAACAGTTTCTGTTGTCTCCAACAATGTTACTGGGGACGCTGGGAATAATACCCTCCCGAAGGAGGACACGTTTGCTGATATGATTGATCGCGCGCTCGAGAAGGAGTTCACCGAGAATAATGATCAGAACGAAG TAAATGATGCCGGTGGCTTCAACAACAGCGTGGCAGAGCAACAG GCAGTATTGGAAACAGTAGCTAGAGTCAAatcaaagaaaaatgaaacaaaaGATGAAAA ACCATTTAAACTGCATGACGTTTTCAATCTGGACAATGACAATGGGGCTGAGGAGACCCCAACTTTGATTGACAGAAAG GATAATGTATTTATCATATCAAATTTCAAATCTAAGTATCCAGTCTTGCAGTTAGATTTGAG ACTCATATCAGATATGGTTGTTGTCATTGTGTCTGCAACTTGTGGTGGAATTGCATTTGCTTGTGCTGGACAACCG GTTATTACTGGATACTTGTTAGCTGGATCAGTCGTCGGACCTGGAGGTTTTAATGTTATCAGTGAATTGGTGCAA GTCGAAACAGTGGCCCAATTTGGTGTAATTTTCCTTCTCTTTGCTTTGGGCTTGGAGTTCTCTGCAACAAAG CTTCGAATTGTTCGAGCAGTCGCTGTTCTTGGGGGCTTACTTCAAATTCTCCTCTTTATGTGCTTGTGTGGAATTATAGCTTCG CTATGTGGCGGTGGAGCTTCGGAGGGGGTTTTTGTCGGTGCTTTTCTGTCGATGTCCTCTACAGCAGTG GTATACAAGTTTTTGATGGAAAAAAACAGTATTAATTCCCTTCACGGCCAAGTAACCATTGGGACTCTCATTTTGCAG gATTGTGCTGTGGGTTTACTGTTTGCTCTGCTTCCAGTGCTGGGTGGAACTTCTGGTCTTATGCAGGGTGTCATTTCCATGACTAAGTC GTTGGTGGTGTTGATTGCTTTCTTGGCAGCCTTGGCAATACTGTCACGAACCTGTGTACCTTGGTTCCTGAAACTTATGATAAGCTTGTCATCACAG ACCAATGAACTTTATCAACTGGCAGCAGTTGCATTTTGTCTACTTGTGGCCTGG TGTAGTGACAAGCTCGGTCTTAGTTTAGAATTGGGTTCATTTGCTGCTGGAGTGATGATATCAACAACTGATCTTTCTCAACACACtcttgaacaa GTCGAACCTATACGCAACATATTGGCAGCTCTTTTCCTTGCCAGCATTGGGATGCTGATTCATGTTCATTTTCTCTGGAATCATGTTGACATCTTGTTTGCATCTGTTATATTAGTAGTCATTATTAAAACTGTGGTGATATCTGCCGTTGTCAAGGCGTTTGGCTACAACAACAAAACTTCAATTCTT GTTGGGATGTCTTTAGCACAAATAGGGGAATTTGCATTTGTACTGCTAAGTCGTGCCTCAAATCTTCATCTTGTTGAG gggAAGGTGTACCTGTTGCTTCTTGGAACAACAGCACTCAGTCTG GTAACTACACCATTGCTTTTCAAGTTAATTCCGGCAGTTGTGCACCTTGGCGTATTGCTAAGGTGGTTTTCACCTGACATTCAATCTGAG CTTGGATTTAAAGTTGATAATCTCCGCTCAGACAGCGTCAAGCAGAGACATGTTTTAATATCCAAGGATCTCTCTATACATGAAGTATGA
- the LOC140831003 gene encoding histone deacetylase 2-like isoform X1, protein MISMRIKGMAMKTIFLMTEESTFLICTIQIYIHLIMWPGNTSIRKLNGTATNEYLTKLDQPLKISPDGIPMRDERVFRFALEKNIPMVMLKLDIGGYMKSSAKVIINLSKKSR, encoded by the exons atg ATCTCGATGAGAATCAAAGGAATGGCCATGAAAACGATTTTTCTGATGACA GAAGAGTCTACATTCTTGATATGTACAATCCAGATATATATCCATTT GATTATGTGGCCAGGAAATACATCAATCAGAAAGTTGAA CGGAACAGCGACCAATGAATATTTAACAAAACTTGATCAACCACTCAAG ATCAGTCCAGATGGAATTCCCATGCGAGATGAGAGGGTTTTCAGATTTGCACTTGAAAAGAATATCCCTATGGTCATGCTCAAATTGGATATCG GTGGTTACATGAAATCCAGTGCTAAAGTCATCATAAATTTGTCGAAGAAATCCCGATAG
- the LOC140831003 gene encoding histone deacetylase 2-like isoform X2, whose translation MRIKGMAMKTIFLMTEESTFLICTIQIYIHLIMWPGNTSIRKLNGTATNEYLTKLDQPLKISPDGIPMRDERVFRFALEKNIPMVMLKLDIGGYMKSSAKVIINLSKKSR comes from the exons ATGAGAATCAAAGGAATGGCCATGAAAACGATTTTTCTGATGACA GAAGAGTCTACATTCTTGATATGTACAATCCAGATATATATCCATTT GATTATGTGGCCAGGAAATACATCAATCAGAAAGTTGAA CGGAACAGCGACCAATGAATATTTAACAAAACTTGATCAACCACTCAAG ATCAGTCCAGATGGAATTCCCATGCGAGATGAGAGGGTTTTCAGATTTGCACTTGAAAAGAATATCCCTATGGTCATGCTCAAATTGGATATCG GTGGTTACATGAAATCCAGTGCTAAAGTCATCATAAATTTGTCGAAGAAATCCCGATAG
- the LOC140831003 gene encoding histone deacetylase 2-like isoform X3, with product MEESTFLICTIQIYIHLIMWPGNTSIRKLNGTATNEYLTKLDQPLKISPDGIPMRDERVFRFALEKNIPMVMLKLDIGGYMKSSAKVIINLSKKSR from the exons atg GAAGAGTCTACATTCTTGATATGTACAATCCAGATATATATCCATTT GATTATGTGGCCAGGAAATACATCAATCAGAAAGTTGAA CGGAACAGCGACCAATGAATATTTAACAAAACTTGATCAACCACTCAAG ATCAGTCCAGATGGAATTCCCATGCGAGATGAGAGGGTTTTCAGATTTGCACTTGAAAAGAATATCCCTATGGTCATGCTCAAATTGGATATCG GTGGTTACATGAAATCCAGTGCTAAAGTCATCATAAATTTGTCGAAGAAATCCCGATAG